Proteins from a single region of Streptomyces sp. HUAS 15-9:
- a CDS encoding TetR/AcrR family transcriptional regulator produces MPTKKKPQVTAAKKAQVTAPKKPAAAAAAAHARRRELLETAAEVFAEQGYNATTVRRIADHAGMLAGSLYYHFDSKESMLEEILRTFLDELWDGYDTVLAAALGPRETLEALVTESFREIDRHRAAVAIYQKESKQLVAQDRFTFLAESQRKFETAWLSTLELGVAERVFRADLDVRLTYRFVRDTVWVAASWYRPGGQHSPEEIARQYLSMVLDGIAVRT; encoded by the coding sequence GTGCCGACCAAGAAGAAGCCCCAGGTGACCGCCGCGAAGAAGGCCCAGGTGACCGCCCCGAAGAAGCCGGCGGCCGCTGCCGCCGCCGCTCACGCGCGCCGCCGCGAACTCCTCGAGACCGCCGCCGAGGTCTTCGCCGAGCAGGGCTACAACGCCACCACCGTGCGCAGGATCGCGGACCACGCGGGCATGCTCGCGGGCAGCCTCTACTACCACTTCGACTCCAAGGAGTCGATGCTCGAAGAGATCCTGCGCACCTTCCTCGACGAGCTCTGGGACGGCTACGACACCGTCCTCGCAGCCGCTCTCGGCCCCCGCGAGACGCTGGAGGCCCTGGTCACCGAGTCCTTCCGGGAGATCGACCGGCACCGCGCCGCCGTCGCGATCTATCAGAAGGAGAGCAAGCAGCTGGTCGCGCAGGACAGGTTCACCTTCCTCGCCGAGTCCCAGCGCAAGTTCGAGACGGCCTGGCTGTCCACGCTGGAGCTCGGGGTCGCCGAGCGTGTCTTCCGCGCCGACCTCGACGTCCGGCTCACCTACCGCTTCGTGCGCGACACGGTCTGGGTCGCCGCGTCCTGGTACCGGCCCGGCGGACAGCACAGCCCGGAGGAGATCGCCCGGCAGTACCTGTCGATGGTGCTGGACGGGATCGCCGTCCGCACGTAA